The following are encoded together in the Penicillium digitatum chromosome 3, complete sequence genome:
- a CDS encoding serine protein kinase has protein sequence MSGRPTTGSDDYLRAISLQEDLFFGTFVESWQPANILFSMECDSISDITMPSEYSPVSWIHGVLCDKCAPECLVFQHPHGLLDDADISTLITNVGDLGGVIAFREPKMPCAKVLKSCPQRRQFLSENCHFESLDLMNITKKYHV, from the exons ATGAGCGGGCGGCCGACAACAGGCTCCGATGACTACTTACGAGCTATTTCTCTTCAAGAAGATCTGTTCTTTGGAACATTTGTTGAAA GTTGGCAACCCGCCAATATCCTATTCTCTATGGAATGCGACTCGATCAGTGATATTACCATGCCTTCAGAGTATAGCCCTGTCAGTTGGATCCATGGAGTTCTGTGCGACAAGTGTGCTCCTGAGTGTCTGGTGTTTCAACATCCTCATGGTCTCCTGGACGATGCCGACATCTCAACCCTGATCACCAATGTTGGTGATCTAGGTGGAGTTATTGCCTTTCGTGAACCTAAAATGCCGTGTGCGAAGGTTCTCAAGAGTTGTCCGCAACGGCGACAATTCTTGAGCGAGAATTGCCATTTTGAGAGCTTGGATTTGATGAACATCACAAAGAAATATCACGTCTGA
- a CDS encoding Ribosomal protein S2, conserved site has product MEMTGKAQVLRRSVRRFPGAQLRTMQRFTQIVCPMRHSKRLPYGAVAVEENHSSSRSSSEFQDYTTIEFPEVDEQKPQPQLLKRSQLDRIFRLLWDMILAIVAFLFALFGILVSWMDGKPAGPESVGSKLFEVSRFAPTVFPVLFAAIAGSSIKSLASWRIQTTGGATIGLVEQCLGSQTITGAFLTQIRLRTMNFVAVFIVLLWCLSPLGSQASLRIISIVPSYPANPIELTSFNTFTAYQFGYSQVMSMAKTSVAIPMTASMSAASLLSTRNQDLWGNIRFPAIENLEKTSTGWMHVPQNDNLTYASLVGVPVIGLPSAGNTSFILPGSYLSISCPVFDTIHTLNLTDFAGPDAPSPGNGDDCSWTSAWGGFQFQLALSEPCSNALNASKTRTRNARKLIWESWDRGYADDVRDRSPITRAICDITTTYVDANVTCESLDGKQSVKTCDLLAARRSVDRSHFHQNWTVFDINPPGNFQLMKGYNNGVFDLLTTMFPHMDENGGLQPVIGYFIDPFQAIGTFFSETLMSPETTTSSVFGTRLSQLLNSLLYLGINPSTFTGSVDMMQFTREGSTIKDTPFKVTAQTTHLRNIVRCHRPWLAVLIVSSVVIFSIAVMAAYLHIKTIAPDLLGSISVALLQNKTDGIIGSSIWTSDEWTKNMRDKKLWLGDVQPGAEIGRLALTTVAQDFPLGSRKESSLSDH; this is encoded by the exons ATGGAAATGACGGGAAAAGCGCAGGTTTTGCGTCGCTCTGTCAGGAGATTCCCTGGAGCCCAATTGCGAACCATGCAGCGCTTTAC ACAGATTGTCTGCCCT ATGAGGCACTCAAAACGACTACCGTACGGCGCTGTAGCAGTCGAGGAAAATCACTCAAGTTCAAGGTCATCCTCAGAATTTCAAGATTATACCACTATTGAGTTTCCCGAAGTTGACGAGCAGAAGCCCCAACCGCAGCTTCTCAAGCGCTCACAGTTGGATAGAATTTTTCGTTTGCTATGGGACATGATTCTTGCGATTGTAGCGTTTCTCTTTGCCCTGTTCGGTATTTTGGTTTCTTGGATGGATGGAAAACCGGCCGGTCCAGAATCTGTAGGCTCTAAACTCTTCGAAGTCTCTCGATTT GCACCCACTGTATTCCCAGTTCTTTTTGCTGCTATTGCCGGGAGCAGCATCAAAAGTCTCGCATCGTGGCGCATTCAAACCACCGGAGGAGCAACGATCGGGCTAGTAGAGCAGTGCCTTGGCAGCCAGACCATTACAGGAGCCTTTCTCACTCAGATTAGACTGCGTACTATGAACTTCGTTGCCGTCTTTATCGTCCTTCTGTGGTGTTTATCGCCGCTGGGAAGTCAGGCATCGCTCCGGATCATTTCCATCGTCCCGAGTTACCCAGCCAATCCAATCGAGTTGACCAGTTTCAACACCTTCACCGCGTACCAGTTCGGCTACAGCCAAGTGATGTCGATGGCCAAAACATCAGTCGCCATCCCCATGACTGCTTCGATGTCGGCGGCCTCGCTACTTTCCACCCGCAATCAAGATCTCTGGGGCAACATCCGATTTCCTGCGATTGAAAATCTCGAGAAAACCAGCACAGGATGGATGCATGTACCCCAAAATGACAACTTGACGTACGCGTCTCTGGTTGGTGTGCCGGTGATTGGCTTGCCTAGTGCCGGCAACACATCATTCATCCTCCCTGGCTCCTATTTATCCATCTCCTGTCCTGTCTTCGACACAATTCACACTCTCAATCTTACCGATTTCGCCGGGCCAGATGCTCCATCCCCCGGCAATGGCGACGATTGCAGCTGGACAAGCGCATGGGGTGGATTTCAATTCCAGCTTGCCCTCTCAGAGCCATGTTCGAACGCACTCAACGCATCGAAGACGAGGACTCGGAATGCCCGCAAGCTGATATGGGAGTCATGGGACCGCGGCTATGCAGACGATGTAAGGGATAGATCCCCCATCACGCGAGCTATCTGTGATATCACTACGACCTATGTCGATGCCAATGTGACCTGCGAGAGCTTAGACGGGAAGCAATCCGTAAAGACTTGCGACCTACTCGCCGCTCGCCGATCGGTAGATAGATCCCATTTCCACCAAAATTGGACTGTCTTTGATATAAACCCCCCAGGGAATTTTCAGTTGATGAAAGGTTATAACAACGGAgtctttgatcttctcactACGATGTTTCCACACATGGACGAAAACGGTGGCCTCCAGCCCGTCATTGGATATTTTATAGACCCTTTTCAGGCTATCGGAACCTTTTTCAGCGAGACACTTATGTCGCCTGAGACCACCACCTCAAGTGTCTTTGGTACGCGTCTATCACAGCTCTTGAATTCCTTGCTCTACCTCGGGATCAATCCCTCGACCTTCACGGGCTCTGTTGACATGATGCAATTCACACGGGAAGGAAGCACGATTAAGGATACCCCGTTCAAAGTGACTGCCCAAACTACACATCTACGGAATATCGTCAGGTGTCACCGTCCCTGGCTTGCCGTCCTTATTGTTTCATCGGTGGTTATCTTCAGCATTGCCGTGATGGCGGCTTATCTCCATATTAAAACGATCGCCCCCGATCTTCTAGGATCGATCTCCGTTGCCCTGCTGCAAAATAAGACCGACGGAATTATCGGTTCTTCTATATGGACTTCAGATGAATGGACAAAGAACATGCGAGACAAGAAACTTTGGCTTGGAGACGTCCAGCCTGGGGCTGAGATTGGGCGCCTTGCCTTGACTACTGTGGCACAAGATTTTCCTCTTGGTTCAAGAAAGGAAAG CAGTCTCAGTGATCATTGA
- a CDS encoding Beta-lactamase-like protein: protein MAATHGFCDPTFKRVRDLFEQKLASGDEVGASICINIDGKNALDIWGGHADAAKTRSWEEDTLGVVFSSSKVAVALAALILVDRGLLDVEEKVSKYWPEFAVNGKEDTKVWHILSHSSGMPHWDTRVSLETIYDTKSSTEMLAAQAPWYKAGEASAYQMVNHGHLVGELVRRISGKSLKKFIADEIAGPLGADFGLGVAEKDWLRTADIIPSPPTPLPPIDPQSVAGKVLPNLILDAEVSQTPGFRGAEVGAANGFSNARALARMGSIVSLKGTVDGKQYLGLKAIDQMLQERISGVDQILFFPIRFGLGVGLPVPQIITFIPEGKICFWGGWGGSILVMDLDRRMTIAYTMNKMGPGIMGNDNTKAYLEAIYEIMAERKTPVSN, encoded by the coding sequence ATGGCTGCCACACACGGTTTCTGTGACCCCACATTCAAGCGGGTCCGTGATCTTTTCGAGCAAAAGCTAGCATCGGGAGATGAAGTCGGTGCCTCAATCTGCATCAACATCGACGGTAAGAATGCCCTCGATATCTGGGGCGGACATGCAGACGCCGCCAAGACGCGTTCATGGGAAGAAGACACTCTGGGGGTCGTCTTCTCATCTAGTAAGGTAGCCGTTGCCCTCGCCGCACTCATCCTCGTTGATCGCGGCCTGCTCGACGTCGAAGAGAAAGTGTCGAAGTACTGGCCGGAGTTCGCAGTCAACGGCAAAGAAGACACAAAAGTGTGGCACATCCTCAGTCACTCCTCTGGCATGCCCCATTGGGACACGCGGGTTTCTTTGGAGACCATTTACGACACTAAAAGTTCCACCGAGATGCTCGCTGCGCAGGCTCCGTGGTATAAGGCCGGGGAGGCATCCGCCTACCAGATGGTTAATCATGGACATTTAGTCGGCGAGCTGGTGCGACGCATTAGCGGGAAGTCTTTGAAGAAGTTCATTGCAGATGAGATCGCGGGTCCATTGGGTGCGGACTTTGGTCTCGGTGTGGCCGAAAAGGACTGGCTGCGTACGGCGGATATCATTCCCAGTCCTCCTACACCTCTGCCACCGATCGACCCGCAAAGCGTTGCGGGTAAAGTCTTACCCAACCTTATTTTGGACGCTGAGGTGTCCCAGACGCCCGGATTCAGGGGTGCAGAGGTCGGTGCCGCGAATGGGTTTTCAAATGCGCGTGCACTGGCTCGGATGGGTTCGATTGTGTCCTTGAAAGGGACAGTTGATGGGAAGCAGTATCTTGGGCTTAAGGCCATTGATCAGATGCTCCAAGAACGGATTAGCGGTGTCGATCAGATTTTATTCTTCCCCATAAGATTCGGGTTGGGAGTTGGCCTACCGGTGCCGCAAATCATCACTTTTATCCCCGAAGGAAAAATTTGCTTCTGGGGAGGTTGGGGTGGATCAATTCTGGTCATGGATCTGGATCGCCGCATGACTATTGCTTATACCATGAACAAAATGGGACCAGGAATCATGggcaatgacaacaccaaggCATATCTCGAGGCGATTTATGAAATCATGGCAGAGAGAAAGACTCCCGTGTCCAATTGA
- a CDS encoding Nucleoside transporter, putative, with the protein MGLGNWVHETNVRVARSPVGKWFRLEGSGHSLERKGSYFFTEIRAGLATFFAMAYIISVNSNITSVTGGTCVCPAEDMGDFCANNIEYALCTQEIKRDIVTATAAIAALSTFCMGLFANLPIALAPGMGLNAYFAYTVVGVRGSGMVSYSTALTAVFVEGWVFLGLTLIGMRQWLARALPKSIKLATGVGIGLYLALIGLTYSAGIGLVQGGSDTPIELAGCVASQFDSETGMCPSSEKMRSPTMWIGIFCGGILTALLMMYRIKGAIIIGILLVSIISWPRTTSVTFFPYTELGTSQFDFFKKVVTFHPIRHTLTAQDWGLAGKGGQFGLAFITFLYVDILDTTGTMYSMARFAGAINEETQDFEGSAVAYMVDAISISIGSLLGSPPVTAFVESGAGISEGGKTGLTSCVTGIAFFIAVFFAPIFASIPPWATGCTLVIVGTMMAKSAADINWRYYGDAIPAFLTIAIMPFTYSIAYGLIAGITSYITLNGFAWCLEKISRGHIVPPNKDESDPWSWKVKGGLLPPWVKRAARGKKDFWKADEEYAEPRTATVEAVSSSSSSVDRVPLEKGHVPTAAAMN; encoded by the exons ATGGGCTTAGGTAACTGGGTCCACGAAACCAACGTGCGGGTTGCCCGCAGTCCCGTGGGGAAATGGTTTCGTCTGGAGGGCTCCGGCCAT TCTCTCGAGCGGAAGGGTAGCTACTTTTTCACTGAAATTCGCGCCGGTCTCGCCACCTTCTTTGCCATGGCATACATCATCTCCGTCAACAGTAACATCACTTCTGTGACCGGTGGAACCTGCGTCTGCCCCGCGGAAGACATGGGAGATTTCTGTGCAAACAATATCGAGTATGCCCTGTGTACGCAAGAAATCAAGCGTGACATCGTCACCGCCACTGCCGCCATCGCCGCCCTCTCAACATTTTGCATGGGTCTCTTTGCGAACCTTCCTATCGCGCTCGCCCCTGGAATGGGATTAAACGCTTACTTTGCCTACACTGTTGTTGGAGTCCGTGGTAGTGGCATGGTTTCGTATTCGACTGCCCTCACGGCTGTCTTTGTAGAAGGATGGGTATTCCTGGGCTTGACATTGATCGGTATGCGACAGTGGCTGGCGCGTGCGCTGCCAAAGTCTATCAAACTCGCAACGGGTGTCGGCATTGGTCTCTACCTTGCATTGATCGGTTTGACATACAGTGCCGGCATTGGACTAGTCCAGGGTGGCTCTGACACTCCCATTGAGCTGGCTGGATGTGTGGCTAGCCAGTTCGACTCTGAAACGGGCATGTGTCCGAGCAGTGAGAAGATGCGCAGTCCAACCATGTGGATTGGTATCTTCTGCGGCGGCATTCTTACGGCTTTGCTAATGATGTACCGTATCAAGGGTGCGATCATCATCGGCATTTTGTTGGTTTCTATCATCTCGTGGCCTCGTACTACCTCCGTCACATTCTTCCCCTATACCGAGCTCGGTACTAGCCAATTTGATTTCTTCAAGAAGGTGGTCACTTTCCATCCTATCCGGCATACCTTGACTGCTCAGGATTGGGGCCTGGCTGGCAAGGGCGGCCAGTTTGGACTGGCTTTCATCACATTTTTG TATGTCGACATTCTGGATACAACAGGTACGATGTACTCCATGGCCCGATTTGCCGGCGCAATCAACGAGGAGACCCAGGATTTCGAGGGCAGCGCCGTCGCTTACATGGTTGACGCGATTTCAATCTCGATCGGATCCCTCCTCGGCAGTCCCCCAGTCACAGCATTCGTCGAGTCCGGAGCCGGCATCTCCGAAGGCGGCAAAACCGGTCTCACATCATGCGTCACTGGCATTGCATTCTTTATCGCTGTATTCTTCGCCCCGATCTTTGCTTCAATCCCACCCTGGGCTACGGGTTGTACACTTGTGATTGTCGGTACGATGATGGCCAAGTCTGCCGCCGATATCAACTGGCGGTACTACGGCGATGCGATCCCCGCATTCCTTACCATCGCCATCATGCCATTCACATACAGTATCGCTTACGGTCTGATCGCTGGTATCACTAGCTATATCACCCTCAATGGCTTTGCCTGGTGTCTTGAGAAGATCAGCCGTGGTCACATCGTCCCACCGAACAAGGATGAGTCTGATCCTTGGTCTTGGAAGGTCAAGGGCGGTTTACTCCCACCCTGGGTTAAGCGTGCCGCCCGCGGGAAGAAGGACTTCTGGAAAGCTGATGAGGAGTATGCGGAGCCGCGAACTGCCACTGTTGAAGCTGTGTCTTCGTCGTCCTCGTCGGTGGACCGGGTGCCTCTTGAGAAAGGTCATGTGCCTACTGCTGCAGCAATGAATTAG
- a CDS encoding Protein kinase → MRCFERINDAAKPIEESRVGGYHPVHFGDILNERYQIIGKWGYGTFSIQWIARDLWLQKDVTLKAESY, encoded by the exons ATGCGCTGCTTTGAGAGAATCAATGACGCTGCCAAGCCCATTGAGGAATCCCGCGTCGGGGGCTACCATCCAGTGCACTTTGGGGACATTCTCAACGAGCGCTATCAGATCATTGGGAAATGGGGCTACGGCACGTTTTCAATACAATGGATAGCAAGAGACCTATG GTTACAAAAGGACGTCACCTTGAAAGCTGAAAGCTATTGA
- a CDS encoding MFS multidrug transporter, putative yields MSHSPRDPSSNGTEDDLSTIMTRPDRGGSEIGSLRSGTLNRRQSNPNEVALERINTYRLQHRSTVGSVAGITPREKWLPLGAGKPHPPSLPDPEEYIVEFNDANDPMHPQNWSLKRKIGISATLAYTTFVSSFSSAIYSSAVGHISGHFHISTEVATLGVTLYVLGFASGPTVWAPASELIGRRWPICIGMFGYSLFSIAAATSKDVQTLMLARFFAGFFSASPIANVPAVFADIWSNQTRGVAIAIFAMAVFVGPFASPFTGGFITMSYLGWRWTMYISSIMGWLATGLCLLCLKETYAPAVLVEKAALLRRQTHNWGIRARQEEIELDWGELITNNFSRPFRMLFTEPIVFLISLWMSFVYGLMYALLSAYPVVFQGIHGMNLGVGSLPFIGLIIGEILAGAYILLDQRSYTKKLAANNNIPVPEWRLLPAILGGVCFCVGLFWYGWTGWTKEIHWMAPTASGIVTGFGIYVIFLQCFNYLIDSYLTFAASVFAANTIIRSAVGAAFPLFSKQMFVNLGVQWAATLLGCLALIMIPIPLLFIKWGPALRKKSKFAPILESARAASEKVDVTV; encoded by the exons ATGTCTCACAGCCCACGCGATCCTAGCTCTAATGGAACCGAGGATGACCTAAGTACTATCATGACGAGGCCCGATCGCGGTGGGTCGGAAATTGGATCTCTGCGCTCCGGGACCCTCAATCGCCGTCAAAGCAACCCGAACGAAGTCGCGCTAGAGCGAATCAATACTTATCGACTTCAACATCGCTCAACCGTTGGCTCCGTTGCAGGAATTACACCGCGTGAAAAGTGGCTCCCCCTTGGAGCTGGAAAGCCTCATCCTCCATCTCTCCCAGATCCAGAAGAATACATCGTCGAATTCAACGATGCAAATGATCCCATGCACCCTCAGAACTGGTCCCTTAAACGCAAAATCGGCATCTCAGCGACCCTAGCATACACGACCTTTGTTTCCTCTTTCTCCAGCGCCATCTACTCTTCCGCAGTAGGACATATCAGTGGGCACTTCCACATCAGCACGGAAGTCGCCACCCTCGGTGTCACCCTGTATGTCCTAGGATTCGCCTCGGGCCCGACAGTATGGGCACCGGCAAGTGAGCTCATCGGGAGAAGATGGCCCATTTGCATTGGCATGTTCGGCTACTCCCTTTTCAGCATTGCAGCAGCGACTAGCAAGGACGTTCAGACCTTGATGTTGGCGCGATTCTTTGCCGGCTTTTTCTCTGCTAGCCCGATCGCTAACGTTCCGGCCGTGTTTGCCGATATTTGGAGTAACCAGACGCGGGGCGTGGCTATCGCTATCTTTGCCATGGCTGTGTTCGTGGGGCCTTTTGCGTCTCCATTCACTGGAGGCTTCATCACGATGTCTTATCTGGGGTGGAGGTGGACCATGTACATATCGTCCATTATGGGGTGGCTGGCCACTGGTCTTTGTCTGCTTTGCTTGAAAGAGACGTATGCACCCGCTGTCCTTGTGGAAAAAGCGGCCCTCTTGCGACGGCAGACACATAACTGGGGAATCCGCGCCAGGCAAGAAGAGATCGAGCTCGATTGGGGTGAGCTAATCACCAATAATTTCAGTCGGCCGTTCCGTATGCTTTTCACCGAGCCCATTGTTTTTCTG ATCTCTCTCTGGATGAGCTTTGTATATGGTCTGATGTACGCGCTTCTCAGTGCGTACCCCGTTGTGTTCCAAGGAATTCACGGAATGAACCTCGGTGTTGGAAGTCTTCCATTCATCGGATTGATTATCGGCGAGATTCTAGCTGGCGCCTATATCCTTCTTGACCAGAGATCGTATACCAAAAAGCTGGCTGCCAACAATAACATCCCCGTTCCGGAATGGAGACTTCTTCCAGCTATCCTTGGGGGTGTTTGCTTCTGTGTCGGGTTGTTCTGGTATGGCTGGACTGGATGGACAAAGGAAATCCATTGGATGGCCCCGACCGCCAGCGGAATCGTGACTGGATTCGGCATCTATGTGATCTTCTTGCAGTGCTTCAACTACCTGATTGACTCGTATTTAACATT TGCCGCATCGGTTTTTGCTGCGAATACCATAATTCGATCAGCGGTGGGAGCTGCATTCCCATTGTTCTCAAAGCAAATGTTTGTCAACTTGGGTGTGCAATGGGCCGCCACACTTCTTGGGTGTCTCGCGCTCATCATGATCCCGATTCCCTTGTTATTCATCAAATGGGGACCAGCGTTGCGCAAAAAATCTAAATTTGCTCCAATTTTGGAGTCTGCTCGGGCAGCATCGGAGAAAGTGGACGTGACAGTTTAG
- a CDS encoding AtmA protein, which yields MRYVLFALSAWVPYAIFYFASINGLDALSRKSIESGKLPSIDAPLRTVYTGVEAIDHVFTLLTTFFYPMLDGHNPGLLLHSFGFSGTFGATWTLIVLESWRKGNAGTIAAYPTIFGLIAQLFTFAFGVPLACGLQLGCSITARRPHADNIRIPRAVLAAFPLIYIVGYIVPTVAMGLPAPSVISVDLKQIAIAIWQPWPAYVAILTSIAYFTLSPFYSNNHRVSMSSLRWVYAFAFANAALSHIVSWVVSLATVVVPVLFEDHFLGSLHPTSVFSFPLPWSGLTVDNVGDGVHIFLRWDYMTGSAGVLIWAISLHVTAHKHILNYISWPSLLVKIALLTLLAGPAGTAVELIWERDELVFTETDRCKQQVSKAKKST from the exons ATGAGATACGTACTCTTTGCTTTGAGCGCATGGGTGCCCTATGCTATATTCTATTTTGCCTCCATAAATGGCCTTGATGCGCTAAGCCGCAAATCCATTGAATCCGGCAAGCTCCCGAGCATCGATGCACCTTTGCGCACAGTCTACACGGGAGTCGAGGCAATCGACCACGTATTCACTCTTTTGACAACATTTTTCTATCCAATGCTCGACGGCCATAATCCTGGTCTGCTGCTTCACAGTTTTGGATTTAGTGGAACTTTTGGTGCAACTTGGACTCTGATCGTCTTGGAATCCTGGAGAAAGGGCAATGCCGGCACAATAGCTGCTTA CCCGACGATATTTGGCCTCATCGCTCAATTGTTCACTTTTGCTTTTGGAGTCCCATTGGCATGTGGTCTTCAGCTGGGCTGCTCTATTACTGCGCGCCGCCCTCACGCAGATAACATTCGTATCCCACGAGCAGTTCTTGCAGCTTTTCCGTTGATCTACATTGTGGGATACATTGTGCCGACCGTGGCGATGGGATTGCCCGCTCCATCTGTCATTTCCGTGGACCTGAAGCAGATCGCCATTGCCATCTGGCAACCCTGGCCAGCATACGTGGCAATTCTGACCTCAATCGCTTACTTTACTCTTTCTCCTTTCTACTCAAACAACCACCGGGTATCCATGTCTAGCTTGCGCTGGGTCTATGCATTTGCGTTTGCCAATGCAGCCTTGTCGCACATTGTGTCATGGGTTGTTTCCTTGGCAACCGTTGTTGTGCCAGTTCTATTCGAAGACCATTTCCTAGGCTCTCTTCACCCGACTTCTGTTTTCTCATTTCCTCTTCCCTGGTCCGGGCTGACGGTTGATAATGTCGGTGACGGTGTCCATATCTTCCTCCGATGGGACTATATGACTGGTTCTGCTGGTGTTTTGATTTGGGCTATCTCGCTGCACGTTACTGCTCACAAGCATATCCTCAACTATATCTCGTGGCCCAGTCTCCTAGTCAAGATTGCTCTGTTGACGCTTCTTGCTGGGCCTGCAGGTACTGCGGTCGAGTTGATCTGGGAGAGAGATGAGCTGGTGTTTACCGAGACAGATCGTTGCAAGCAGCAGGTTTCGAAGGCCAAAAAGTCCACCTGA